A window of the Gemmatimonadota bacterium genome harbors these coding sequences:
- a CDS encoding septum formation initiator family protein encodes MTDKGPFKSDASRASDASAESDASRAFAAGRRRPRKRTRLRWIVLGVIAVVFGYVYIGGSYGWYNMWKLREQRSRLQADLKELESRERVLTGELELLEGDAETDDQTRFELERRAREEHGMVREDELIYRFPAETFSAEVDSAETDSTEARTSDPDR; translated from the coding sequence ATGACCGATAAGGGGCCTTTCAAATCCGATGCCTCGAGGGCGTCCGATGCCTCGGCGGAATCCGATGCCTCGAGGGCGTTTGCGGCCGGGCGGCGGCGGCCCCGGAAGCGGACCCGGCTGAGGTGGATCGTCCTCGGCGTGATCGCCGTCGTGTTCGGCTACGTCTATATCGGCGGCAGTTACGGCTGGTACAACATGTGGAAACTCAGGGAGCAGCGATCCCGGCTGCAGGCCGACTTGAAGGAACTGGAATCCCGGGAGCGCGTGCTGACCGGCGAACTGGAACTACTGGAGGGCGATGCCGAGACGGACGACCAAACGCGCTTCGAGTTGGAGAGGCGGGCCCGGGAGGAACACGGCATGGTCCGGGAGGACGAGTTGATATACCGATTCCCCGCGGAAACGTTTTCCGCCGAAGTAGATTCCGCTGAAACGGATTCCACCGAAGCCAGGACGTCCGATCCAGACCGCTGA
- a CDS encoding DUF4412 domain-containing protein, producing MTRYAAIPLLMGLVLAPFTSASAQSQEGAFEGSLDFSVAFSGGNMQERAQVTMLVPESYTLYIKGGQTKILMRGGMIGLTMGEVIIDGSSGRGFVISHMNSKAYEIVADPNLKERAAPVIVDENETTVIAGYECRKYRITRANPSGAMTQYMWVTDAIQLDLAASLGNALKDSMPFWTEGLSGFPLRITTSFPGTAMSMTLTATDVKPHVVDPSIFVVPAGYAIEAINPGQLFGR from the coding sequence GTGACAAGATACGCGGCGATCCCATTGCTGATGGGCCTCGTCCTGGCGCCCTTTACATCGGCATCGGCCCAATCACAGGAAGGCGCCTTCGAAGGCAGCCTCGACTTCAGCGTGGCGTTCAGCGGCGGCAACATGCAGGAACGTGCCCAGGTCACCATGCTGGTGCCCGAGTCGTACACCCTCTACATCAAGGGCGGCCAGACCAAGATCCTCATGCGGGGCGGCATGATCGGCCTGACGATGGGTGAAGTCATCATTGACGGCTCGTCGGGCCGCGGATTCGTCATCAGCCACATGAACAGCAAGGCCTACGAGATCGTCGCGGACCCGAACCTGAAAGAGCGGGCCGCGCCGGTCATCGTCGACGAGAACGAAACGACCGTCATCGCCGGCTACGAATGCAGGAAGTACAGAATCACCCGGGCCAATCCTTCCGGCGCGATGACCCAGTACATGTGGGTCACCGACGCGATCCAGCTGGACCTGGCCGCTTCCCTCGGAAACGCGTTGAAGGACAGCATGCCCTTCTGGACCGAGGGCCTGTCCGGATTCCCGCTGCGGATCACCACGTCCTTCCCCGGGACGGCCATGTCCATGACCCTGACCGCGACCGACGTAAAACCCCACGTCGTCGACCCGTCCATATTCGTCGTCCCGGCCGGTTACGCCATCGAGGCCATCAACCCGGGGCAGCTTTTCGGAAGATGA
- a CDS encoding c-type cytochrome has protein sequence MPTTKGVAMKRIIPVIAACFVMTVLVDATVDAQRTPQNVQVLTDLSTRDIREYMKSVSSGIGEKCDYCHNLKDYASDEKETKLIGREFIRLVEQVNEQVTAINSNVMKKEDLQLVTCYTCHAGELTIISEE, from the coding sequence ATGCCCACGACGAAAGGAGTCGCGATGAAACGGATCATACCGGTGATTGCCGCCTGCTTCGTGATGACGGTCCTGGTCGACGCAACCGTGGACGCCCAGCGCACCCCCCAGAACGTCCAGGTCCTGACGGATCTCTCGACCCGGGATATACGCGAATACATGAAGTCGGTCAGCAGCGGCATCGGGGAAAAGTGCGACTACTGCCACAATCTGAAAGACTACGCCAGCGACGAAAAGGAAACGAAACTTATCGGCCGCGAGTTCATCAGGCTCGTGGAGCAGGTCAACGAGCAGGTGACGGCCATCAACAGCAACGTCATGAAGAAGGAAGACCTGCAGCTGGTAACCTGCTACACCTGCCATGCCGGTGAACTCACCATCATTTCCGAAGAGTAG
- a CDS encoding phosphopyruvate hydratase, with amino-acid sequence MTDIVSIRGREILDSRGNPTVEAEVRLSCGAFGRAIVPSGASTGALEAHERRDGDGSRYLGKGVLGAVASVNDEIAAALRGRDGTDLAGVDRAMIELDGSDNKDVVGANAILGVSLAVARAASEAAGLPLYRYLGGDRACMLPVPMMNILNGGSHADNNVDLQEFMIMPVGASTFAEALRMGAEVFHSLKAVLLKNGYATSVGDEGGFAPDLSSNAEAVEMLMSGISDAGYEPGADVAIALDAAASEFHEQGIYRLEAEARPEKTAEELIEYYADLAGRYPVVSIEDGVAEDDWNGWKRLTDRLGDEVQLVGDDLFVTNTGRLSRGIRSGVANSILIKINQIGTLTETFEAIDMAQSSGYTAVISHRSGETEDTTIADIAVAKSAGQIKTGSLCRSERTAKYNQLLRIEEELGDRARYAGRSVLRRAS; translated from the coding sequence ATGACAGATATCGTTTCCATTCGAGGTCGAGAGATCCTGGACTCCAGGGGGAACCCCACGGTCGAGGCCGAGGTGCGGCTGTCCTGCGGCGCCTTCGGGCGGGCGATTGTCCCGTCGGGCGCTTCGACGGGCGCCCTCGAGGCGCACGAGCGCCGTGACGGCGACGGTTCGCGCTACCTCGGCAAAGGCGTGCTCGGCGCCGTCGCCAGCGTCAACGATGAAATCGCCGCGGCGCTGCGAGGCCGGGACGGAACCGACCTGGCCGGGGTGGACCGCGCCATGATCGAACTCGACGGTTCGGACAACAAGGACGTCGTCGGCGCCAACGCCATTCTAGGCGTGTCGCTGGCGGTGGCCCGCGCGGCGTCGGAGGCGGCCGGCCTGCCGTTGTACAGGTACCTCGGAGGCGACCGGGCCTGCATGCTCCCCGTCCCCATGATGAATATCCTCAACGGGGGATCCCACGCCGACAACAACGTCGACCTGCAGGAGTTCATGATCATGCCCGTGGGCGCTTCCACCTTCGCCGAAGCACTGCGCATGGGCGCCGAGGTCTTCCACAGCCTCAAGGCGGTGCTCCTGAAAAACGGGTACGCGACCTCCGTGGGCGACGAAGGCGGTTTCGCCCCGGACCTCTCATCGAATGCGGAGGCCGTCGAGATGCTGATGTCGGGCATTTCCGACGCCGGTTACGAGCCGGGCGCCGACGTGGCGATCGCCCTCGACGCAGCGGCCTCGGAGTTCCACGAACAGGGCATATACCGGCTGGAAGCGGAAGCCCGGCCCGAGAAAACCGCGGAGGAGCTGATCGAATACTATGCGGACCTGGCCGGCCGGTATCCCGTCGTTTCCATCGAAGACGGCGTGGCGGAGGACGACTGGAACGGGTGGAAGCGGCTTACCGACCGGCTCGGCGATGAGGTGCAGCTCGTCGGCGACGACCTCTTCGTGACGAACACCGGCCGGCTTTCCCGGGGCATCCGAAGCGGCGTCGCCAACAGCATTCTGATCAAGATCAACCAGATCGGCACGCTGACGGAGACCTTCGAAGCCATCGACATGGCGCAGTCATCGGGATACACGGCAGTAATCTCCCACCGGTCCGGGGAAACGGAAGACACGACGATCGCGGACATCGCGGTGGCTAAATCGGCCGGCCAGATCAAGACAGGTTCCCTCTGCCGTTCCGAGCGGACCGCGAAGTACAACCAGCTGCTGCGGATCGAAGAAGAACTCGGCGACCGGGCCAGGTACGCGGGCCGGTCCGTCCTGCGCCGGGCTTCATAG
- the recO gene encoding DNA repair protein RecO → MAIRSSEAIVLNRIPLGDTSLLVTVYARAFGKVKLVARGARRPKSRMASSLQPLRVITVSYNHRENRELQNLSKVEAGPYFKRIGEDLTKVAYASAVCELVNRLVLGEEPGEQLFGLIFRTLEAIDRLSADACEMLFWRFQIEFADVYGTGPEFTACLGCGERPEEASVRFSPSLGGILCRDCQAQDGEAMQLSLGTTRLLSRVREMPLEHLPRLKPVGTSRREIQRAIRAFYLYQMDDGRELKSLKFLESIEEDGRERRP, encoded by the coding sequence ATGGCCATACGATCCTCGGAAGCCATCGTTCTGAATCGAATCCCGCTGGGGGATACCAGTCTCCTGGTCACGGTATACGCACGGGCGTTCGGAAAGGTGAAGCTCGTGGCCCGCGGGGCGCGGCGACCGAAGAGCAGGATGGCGTCCTCGCTCCAACCGCTTCGCGTGATCACCGTATCGTACAACCATCGCGAGAACCGTGAACTGCAAAATCTCTCGAAGGTCGAGGCGGGGCCGTACTTCAAGCGAATCGGGGAAGACCTGACGAAGGTGGCCTATGCCAGCGCCGTCTGTGAACTGGTGAACCGGCTCGTCCTCGGCGAAGAGCCCGGCGAGCAACTCTTCGGACTGATTTTCCGCACGCTTGAAGCGATCGACCGGCTGTCCGCGGACGCGTGCGAAATGCTGTTCTGGCGCTTTCAGATCGAATTTGCCGATGTCTACGGCACCGGTCCGGAGTTCACCGCCTGCCTGGGTTGCGGGGAGCGCCCGGAGGAAGCCTCGGTCCGGTTCAGTCCGTCCCTGGGCGGAATCCTGTGCCGGGACTGCCAGGCGCAGGACGGCGAGGCCATGCAGCTCTCCCTGGGCACCACCCGGTTGCTGTCCCGTGTGCGCGAAATGCCGCTGGAGCATCTGCCCCGGCTGAAACCCGTCGGGACGTCCCGGCGGGAAATCCAGCGCGCAATCCGCGCCTTCTACCTGTACCAGATGGACGACGGGCGGGAGCTTAAGTCGCTGAAATTCCTGGAGTCCATCGAAGAGGACGGGCGGGAGCGCAGGCCATGA